A section of the Pedobacter sp. HDW13 genome encodes:
- a CDS encoding DUF3347 domain-containing protein, which produces MPNVKPYLIVLLVAALWFGNSAKAQVLTSLQEVGTPELAQKREVLKESVIASYLGIKNSLVKSDSLNAVKFANELVTGLNQFKFKKLSLEKMNEATTTRQEMISLASAIAATRSINKQRSEMDKLSVKMWLLIERFKPEKMSLYKQVCPMTGTTWISDDRAIQNPYYPKNMLTCGEVKASI; this is translated from the coding sequence ATGCCTAATGTGAAACCTTACCTTATTGTTTTGCTCGTTGCCGCCCTATGGTTTGGCAATAGTGCAAAAGCACAGGTACTTACTTCGTTGCAAGAAGTGGGTACGCCAGAACTGGCCCAGAAACGCGAAGTCTTGAAAGAAAGCGTTATCGCCAGCTACCTGGGTATTAAAAATAGCCTTGTTAAATCTGATTCGCTCAATGCGGTTAAGTTTGCAAACGAACTGGTTACTGGTTTAAACCAATTTAAGTTTAAGAAACTCTCGCTCGAAAAAATGAATGAGGCTACCACAACACGTCAGGAAATGATCAGTCTTGCATCGGCCATTGCAGCAACCAGATCAATCAATAAGCAGCGCAGCGAGATGGATAAACTATCGGTTAAAATGTGGCTATTAATTGAAAGATTTAAACCAGAAAAAATGAGCCTTTATAAGCAAGTTTGCCCTATGACGGGCACTACCTGGATTAGTGACGATAGGGCCATCCAAAATCCTTATTACCCTAAAAACATGCTCACTTGTGGCGAGGTTAAAGCCAGTATTTAA
- a CDS encoding M60 family metallopeptidase — protein sequence MKKKLLLFTALAITCLAACKKAAVLPEEVATNQTPKSGAMVESATQTNIFNVTEKISASIEKDRLKNGYQLTDFTATGLYMAPNATLDITVEQTAGTRLPKLLIGTYSRYGTWNTQPTVVQLTAGTNTITNAVGGLLWIRYTNATTGSTAKLTFNSGYQFAPYFKLGVSTNSDWINQLQTYTTPDVVLEGSNCFIVVSRTKAIQYQTEDQAAILNKITQVIALEDDLNGLDNSLPAHAKNVHTYLLTQHEDPAYYFFAYDYRTAYITSDVNAILTLSSVGTNGWGMWHELGHQHQMMWRWGTLGEVTVNLYSLYVQRTLTPSINRLVNDGTWPKVFSYLGKADGTKDYNGSTSYANPLTDVWIRLAMFQQLTLAYGDNFYRTLAKDMRVENPTLANDDAKLRYFMLKACNISGKNLSNFFQKWGLNLSTTAATTQIYTDMAALGLPAPTTDPSTLQDNVAPLTELSKTGWTINSFSSEETSGEGATNGRAATLIDGSYSTYWHSRWTSTATSYPHQIVIDLGSSKTAKGLSLVQRSGLSRAIKDFQVLTSTDNVNFTAINSYVAQNAGGAQYFAFGSTKTLRYLKVIANNAHDGLQFASLAELGLYN from the coding sequence ATGAAAAAGAAACTTTTACTCTTTACTGCCCTGGCCATTACGTGCCTTGCTGCCTGTAAAAAAGCAGCTGTATTGCCCGAAGAAGTGGCAACAAACCAAACGCCTAAAAGCGGCGCCATGGTAGAATCGGCAACACAAACCAACATTTTTAACGTTACCGAAAAAATCAGTGCCTCAATTGAAAAGGATCGCTTAAAAAACGGGTACCAATTAACAGATTTTACTGCAACTGGCTTATACATGGCCCCAAATGCTACCCTTGATATTACCGTAGAACAAACAGCGGGCACACGTTTACCTAAATTACTGATTGGTACTTACTCCAGATATGGCACCTGGAATACCCAGCCAACAGTTGTACAGTTAACTGCCGGTACCAATACCATCACCAATGCAGTGGGCGGTTTACTATGGATCAGGTATACGAATGCCACTACCGGATCAACCGCTAAACTAACCTTTAACAGTGGTTATCAGTTTGCACCTTATTTTAAACTTGGGGTAAGTACAAATTCCGACTGGATTAATCAACTGCAAACGTATACCACGCCAGATGTAGTGTTAGAAGGTAGCAATTGTTTTATTGTTGTTTCACGCACCAAAGCAATACAGTACCAAACAGAAGATCAGGCAGCCATACTGAATAAAATTACGCAGGTAATTGCCCTCGAAGATGATTTGAATGGTTTAGATAATTCATTGCCTGCACATGCAAAAAATGTGCATACCTATTTGCTTACCCAGCACGAAGATCCGGCTTATTATTTTTTCGCTTACGATTACCGTACGGCTTATATTACTTCGGATGTAAATGCCATTTTAACCTTAAGCAGCGTGGGTACCAACGGTTGGGGCATGTGGCATGAGTTGGGCCATCAGCACCAGATGATGTGGCGCTGGGGTACTTTGGGCGAAGTTACCGTTAACCTTTACAGTTTATATGTGCAACGAACGCTTACCCCTTCTATTAACAGACTCGTAAATGATGGTACCTGGCCAAAAGTTTTTTCTTATTTAGGTAAAGCCGATGGTACCAAAGATTACAACGGATCAACCAGCTATGCCAATCCATTAACAGATGTTTGGATCAGGTTAGCGATGTTCCAACAGTTAACCCTTGCTTATGGCGATAATTTCTACAGAACATTGGCCAAAGACATGCGTGTAGAGAACCCTACATTGGCCAACGATGATGCAAAACTTCGTTATTTTATGTTGAAAGCCTGTAACATATCGGGTAAGAACCTAAGCAATTTCTTTCAGAAATGGGGTTTAAATTTATCAACTACGGCAGCTACCACCCAAATTTACACTGATATGGCTGCTTTAGGTTTACCTGCGCCAACTACCGATCCTTCTACCCTGCAGGATAACGTTGCACCATTAACAGAGTTAAGCAAAACCGGCTGGACCATCAATTCTTTCAGCTCTGAAGAAACCAGTGGCGAAGGAGCTACTAACGGCAGGGCTGCTACTTTAATTGATGGCAGCTACAGTACTTACTGGCACTCGAGGTGGACAAGCACGGCAACAAGCTATCCACACCAGATTGTAATTGATTTGGGATCGTCCAAAACAGCAAAAGGCTTAAGCTTAGTTCAGCGAAGCGGATTAAGTAGAGCGATTAAAGATTTCCAGGTGTTAACCAGTACCGATAATGTGAATTTTACTGCTATAAACAGTTATGTGGCACAAAATGCGGGTGGAGCACAATATTTTGCCTTTGGTAGCACCAAAACCTTAAGGTACCTTAAAGTTATCGCCAATAACGCACACGATGGTTTGCAATTTGCATCCTTAGCGGAGCTGGGGCTTTATAACTAA
- a CDS encoding RNA polymerase sigma factor, with amino-acid sequence MNNYTKLPDLVLIQLVKEGDQFAFSHIYERYWGMLFIHARKILGNEDEAKDIVQNLFFSLYTNIHHIDFKTSFSFYLYRSVKNMVLDHIKHQKIVDRYLESFTNFSDQGALVTDEEIRRKELEKIIEQGIDELPGKMKEVFLLSRRENMSHKEIAEKLGITQHTIKSQISNAIRILRNKIGACLMLF; translated from the coding sequence ATGAATAACTATACCAAACTTCCCGACCTGGTACTCATTCAATTGGTAAAAGAAGGAGACCAGTTTGCCTTTTCGCATATTTACGAAAGGTATTGGGGAATGCTTTTTATACATGCAAGAAAAATACTCGGCAATGAAGATGAAGCTAAAGATATTGTTCAGAACCTGTTTTTTAGCCTTTACACCAATATCCATCACATAGATTTTAAAACTTCTTTCTCTTTTTATCTGTACCGTTCGGTAAAAAATATGGTGTTAGATCATATCAAACACCAGAAAATAGTTGACCGCTATCTCGAATCCTTTACTAATTTCTCCGATCAGGGAGCACTTGTTACTGATGAGGAAATTAGGCGCAAAGAACTGGAAAAAATTATTGAGCAGGGAATTGATGAGCTCCCCGGTAAAATGAAAGAAGTATTCTTGCTAAGCCGTAGAGAAAACATGTCGCACAAAGAAATTGCCGAAAAATTAGGCATTACCCAACACACCATTAAAAGCCAGATAAGCAATGCCATTCGCATTTTACGCAATAAAATAGGCGCCTGCCTGATGCTTTTCTAA
- a CDS encoding FecR family protein: MNMEESTFKELLQKYQDGKCTPEELNILESWYVAEARKPIPAYSEAELYEIKTAVWDDFSKKAGFKAQDFSPESKTVKLFRNLGIAAALVVALGIGFYFYSTQNTQTNQLANKQTTPIVPGSNRAMLTLADGTKVALDDSKNGELAQKSGIQIVKLADGQLLYRIPKSTQKTGLAHLLNTVQTPNGGQYQLILEDGTKVWLNAASSLRYPMAFSNHDRVVELEGEAYFEVAKDKKRRFVVKTIQQEVAVLGTHFNINAYPEESSVKTTLLEGSVRVVQKNKETGATVLLKPGQASQFNGDRFDVKEVDTEEAVAWKNGYFVFDNEDLKTAVRKVARWYNLEVVYTGQFGAVEIGGSVSRFDNIDQVLQVLRLTTRLNFKVEGRRLIISH, from the coding sequence ATGAACATGGAAGAATCCACCTTTAAAGAACTTCTACAAAAATACCAGGATGGAAAATGTACTCCGGAGGAGCTTAACATTTTGGAGAGCTGGTATGTGGCAGAAGCCAGAAAGCCGATCCCCGCATACAGTGAAGCTGAACTGTATGAAATTAAAACTGCCGTATGGGATGACTTTTCGAAAAAAGCAGGTTTTAAGGCACAAGACTTTTCTCCAGAAAGCAAAACCGTTAAATTATTTAGGAACCTTGGCATTGCTGCAGCCCTTGTTGTGGCGCTGGGTATTGGTTTTTATTTTTACAGTACCCAAAATACCCAAACCAACCAATTGGCAAATAAGCAAACTACACCAATAGTACCGGGTAGTAACCGTGCCATGTTAACGCTTGCCGATGGAACAAAAGTTGCGCTTGATGACTCGAAAAACGGAGAACTAGCTCAAAAATCGGGCATTCAAATTGTAAAACTGGCAGATGGCCAATTACTTTACCGGATACCGAAATCAACACAAAAAACAGGTTTAGCGCACCTGTTAAATACCGTACAAACACCCAATGGCGGGCAATATCAGCTTATACTCGAAGATGGCACCAAAGTTTGGCTAAATGCAGCTTCTTCTTTGCGCTACCCTATGGCTTTTAGCAATCACGATAGGGTTGTTGAACTAGAGGGAGAAGCCTACTTCGAAGTGGCAAAAGATAAGAAAAGAAGATTTGTGGTTAAAACCATCCAACAGGAGGTAGCCGTATTGGGTACTCATTTTAATATTAATGCCTACCCCGAAGAAAGCAGTGTAAAAACAACCTTGCTTGAAGGCAGTGTACGCGTAGTACAAAAAAACAAAGAAACAGGCGCTACCGTACTTTTAAAACCCGGACAAGCTTCTCAATTTAATGGCGACCGGTTTGATGTGAAGGAAGTAGATACCGAAGAGGCCGTGGCCTGGAAAAACGGTTATTTCGTATTCGATAACGAAGACCTTAAAACAGCTGTTAGAAAAGTAGCACGATGGTACAACCTTGAGGTAGTGTACACCGGGCAGTTTGGAGCAGTAGAAATAGGAGGATCTGTATCGCGGTTCGATAATATTGATCAGGTACTACAGGTACTTAGGTTAACTACCAGGTTAAATTTCAAAGTTGAAGGAAGGAGGTTAATCATCAGTCACTAA
- a CDS encoding TonB-dependent receptor, which produces MRISLTMVLMTSIFLQISIGADGQNITLKENNAALKDILKKIKKQSGYSFIYMGNVFKNAKPVSILANNESITAVLDDAFRNQPLDYMLSNKTIIVQQKSNILPQNSNIVQLKDVSGKVLDETGSPLPGASIKVKGQNVSTTTDLNGVFTLKGISADAVLTVSFVGYEPQDVNVNTLGQLVIKLSPVSAKLGDVVVVGYGTQKKANLIGSVSQLTAKDINDRPVSSLANALTGQLPGVTVIQRSGQPGVGTGNIQIRGVGSFGANAGALILVDGIPVNSFNDIDPNDVANISILKDASTAAIYGSRAANGVILVSTKTGTSSDGKIKIAYNGYTGTQRATTYPEFVDSWEYATLLNEAQPGAYTAAQIQKYKDGSDPDNYPNENYIKQVLKKSTFQTGHNLSLSNSLGNTQYLLSAGYLYQNGIVEKNNYNRYNIRFNMANQISKKLKLTTRLSGAQYINNEPAPPATLDWTDMLTNISQVIRVPAIYVNKLSNGDYGLGVVAKGTPVSYSDNESFFKSKQTDLLANMRLDWEVIKNLKLSVIGGYTQLTGNSQRFLANQRLNSTVTLGPGSLNQVSLNNNYKTLQQLAEYKIKIKDHEIGILAGHSYEFNKTDTVSANRSGYNSNTLTQINAGDASTQKNTGNGAEFALDSYFGRLNYNYNNRYLAEFTVRYDGSSRFPDASKYATFPAGAIGWRISEESFLKDKFNWLSDLKIKASYGTLGNQNIGNYAYQNVLNAGFNYPFGGTLSTGVANTRLVDPTIKWESTRTKDLGVEGSLFKGKLGFSATYFDRYTYDILVSPASSVSTVLGFSVGLQNSGRLSNRGWEFTLDYRNNIGSLNYAVNGNFSVIRNKVLDLGVGNITQPNGMVGNGSTLFNGFPMDMYYGYRADGLFVDAADIAGYANQKSINPNVKPGDIRYQDISGPNGVPDGKVDATYDRTFLGSRIPKYTFGLNLSASYKKFDISILLQGISGANGYLDGYAGWAFYQNGNIQRYQADSHWSTANPDPNAKYPRLETISNTGTANTLTSSFWMLNGSYLKVRNVQLGYKFTSASLKDKGIEGLRVYATAQNPLAFSKYPKGWDPETITSGSYYPIMAVYTLGLNVNF; this is translated from the coding sequence ATGAGAATCTCTTTGACCATGGTTTTGATGACATCGATCTTTCTACAGATCAGTATCGGTGCCGATGGTCAGAATATTACCCTAAAAGAAAATAATGCAGCACTGAAAGATATTTTAAAAAAAATAAAGAAACAGAGTGGCTACAGCTTTATTTATATGGGCAATGTTTTTAAAAATGCAAAACCAGTAAGCATATTAGCTAATAATGAAAGCATTACAGCGGTACTGGATGATGCTTTTAGAAACCAACCGCTTGATTATATGCTTAGCAATAAAACCATTATTGTTCAGCAGAAAAGCAATATACTGCCTCAAAATAGCAATATTGTACAGCTTAAAGATGTAAGCGGGAAAGTGCTCGATGAAACAGGCAGCCCCTTGCCGGGAGCCAGTATTAAAGTTAAAGGGCAAAATGTAAGTACAACAACAGATCTGAATGGGGTATTTACCCTGAAAGGCATTTCGGCCGATGCTGTTTTAACCGTTTCTTTTGTGGGTTATGAACCACAAGATGTGAACGTAAATACATTAGGCCAACTGGTTATTAAACTTAGTCCGGTTTCTGCCAAATTGGGCGATGTAGTAGTTGTAGGTTACGGTACACAAAAGAAAGCCAACCTCATCGGATCAGTTTCACAATTAACAGCCAAAGACATCAACGACAGGCCGGTATCTTCTTTAGCCAACGCACTTACGGGTCAGTTGCCGGGCGTTACGGTAATACAGCGTAGCGGTCAGCCAGGTGTAGGTACGGGTAACATTCAAATCAGGGGTGTAGGTTCGTTTGGCGCTAACGCAGGTGCATTAATATTGGTTGACGGTATTCCCGTAAACTCGTTTAATGATATCGACCCCAACGACGTAGCGAATATTTCGATCCTAAAAGATGCCTCAACAGCTGCCATATATGGTTCGCGGGCTGCAAACGGTGTTATTTTGGTTAGCACCAAAACCGGAACCAGTAGCGATGGTAAAATTAAAATTGCCTATAACGGTTACACTGGTACACAACGGGCTACAACTTACCCCGAATTTGTCGATTCGTGGGAGTATGCTACCTTGCTTAACGAAGCACAGCCGGGTGCCTATACAGCAGCACAAATCCAAAAGTATAAAGATGGCTCCGATCCGGATAATTACCCCAACGAAAACTACATCAAACAGGTATTAAAAAAATCAACTTTTCAAACCGGACATAATTTATCGCTATCCAACAGCTTAGGTAATACACAATATTTACTTTCTGCTGGTTATCTCTATCAAAATGGTATTGTAGAAAAGAACAATTATAACCGCTACAATATCCGGTTTAATATGGCTAATCAAATTAGCAAAAAGCTTAAATTAACCACACGCCTTTCGGGAGCACAATACATTAATAACGAACCCGCACCGCCAGCCACTTTAGACTGGACTGATATGTTAACCAACATTAGCCAGGTAATCAGGGTACCAGCCATTTATGTAAACAAACTGAGTAACGGAGATTATGGACTGGGTGTTGTGGCTAAAGGTACACCGGTTTCCTATTCGGATAACGAATCTTTCTTTAAAAGCAAACAGACCGATTTATTGGCCAATATGCGTTTGGATTGGGAAGTAATTAAAAATTTAAAACTTTCTGTTATTGGTGGATATACCCAACTAACGGGTAATTCGCAACGTTTTTTAGCCAACCAACGCTTAAACAGTACTGTTACGCTTGGCCCGGGAAGCCTTAATCAGGTTAGTTTAAATAATAACTACAAAACATTACAACAACTGGCTGAGTATAAAATAAAGATCAAAGACCACGAGATTGGTATTCTTGCCGGACATTCGTACGAATTCAATAAAACAGATACCGTTTCGGCAAACAGATCAGGATACAATAGTAATACCCTTACCCAAATTAATGCCGGAGATGCCAGTACCCAAAAAAATACTGGAAACGGAGCTGAATTTGCACTCGATTCTTATTTTGGTAGATTGAATTACAATTACAACAACCGCTACCTGGCCGAGTTTACAGTACGTTACGATGGTTCATCACGCTTTCCTGACGCCAGTAAATATGCAACCTTTCCGGCCGGGGCTATTGGCTGGCGTATTTCGGAAGAGTCATTTTTAAAAGATAAATTCAACTGGCTAAGCGACCTTAAAATTAAAGCTTCTTACGGTACACTAGGGAATCAGAACATTGGTAACTACGCTTATCAAAACGTACTGAATGCGGGATTTAATTATCCCTTTGGTGGCACTTTATCAACCGGTGTAGCCAATACCCGACTGGTAGATCCAACCATTAAATGGGAATCGACCCGAACAAAGGATTTAGGTGTTGAAGGTAGTTTATTTAAAGGGAAACTGGGCTTTAGTGCTACCTATTTCGATCGTTATACTTACGATATTTTGGTTAGTCCGGCTTCCAGTGTATCAACTGTATTGGGCTTTAGCGTTGGCTTACAAAACTCTGGCCGCTTAAGCAACCGTGGCTGGGAATTTACCTTAGATTATAGAAATAACATTGGCAGTTTAAATTACGCAGTAAACGGAAACTTCTCTGTGATCCGCAATAAAGTACTCGATTTGGGTGTAGGTAATATTACCCAACCTAACGGAATGGTAGGAAACGGATCAACCTTGTTTAATGGTTTTCCTATGGATATGTACTATGGCTATCGGGCTGATGGTTTGTTTGTTGATGCCGCCGATATTGCCGGTTATGCCAATCAGAAAAGCATTAACCCGAATGTAAAACCGGGCGATATCCGTTACCAGGATATAAGTGGCCCCAATGGTGTTCCTGATGGTAAGGTAGATGCCACTTACGACCGTACTTTTTTGGGCAGCAGGATACCTAAATACACTTTTGGCTTAAACCTTTCAGCCAGCTACAAGAAATTTGATATATCTATCCTGCTACAAGGCATAAGTGGTGCCAACGGTTATTTGGATGGTTATGCCGGATGGGCTTTTTACCAGAACGGAAATATTCAGCGTTACCAGGCTGATTCGCATTGGTCGACTGCCAATCCCGATCCCAATGCCAAATACCCACGCTTAGAAACCATTTCGAATACCGGCACAGCAAATACCTTAACTTCTTCGTTCTGGATGTTGAACGGTAGTTATTTGAAAGTGAGGAATGTACAACTGGGTTACAAATTTACTTCAGCATCGTTAAAAGATAAGGGAATTGAGGGCCTAAGGGTGTATGCTACAGCACAAAATCCACTTGCTTTCAGCAAATATCCTAAAGGCTGGGATCCTGAAACCATTACAAGTGGTTCTTATTATCCGATTATGGCAGTATACACACTGGGTTTAAATGTTAATTTTTAA
- a CDS encoding RagB/SusD family nutrient uptake outer membrane protein encodes MKILYKSILPGLIVLLLMVSCRKELDRAPLDQFSSQTFWDTEQNTMLALTGVYKGNIQMSVNPTSAEFSATDWWSYHGLLYLEFATDNAYDRRGDNSGFNTLTNGTLTATNSYLANYWSLSYKRIARCNYFIENIAKAPIDAAKIARMTAESRFIRACQYFYLSQYFGAVPLVEKTLTLTEANTVSKSTKDQVQAYAETEFKAIAATLPKQNSMPAAERGRATQQAALAFLGRIYLAQQKWTEAAATYKQLIDLNENLIDPNYESLFNGTNETSKEIIFATQYIQDLAPNAMMQHNYPAKLGGYVLYCPLGSLVESYEFTDGTPFSYADARYNAANVGLNRDPRLKYTVLYNGQAFKNIVYTSNPDDSSSPDQLTTTKQATRTGYALKKFNSEAFSGGDLQNSGVDLPIIRYAEVLLSYLEAKLESGAAIDQSLLDETINKVRGRATVNMPKVTETNQAALRTILRRERRNELALEGIRYWDLLRWKNIGQVLNGDFYGAAFPGATNLRKKGTAVDPYSRWFVTSKAFRTGQDELWPVPQSEVNINPKLK; translated from the coding sequence ATGAAAATATTATATAAATCTATATTACCAGGCTTAATTGTACTTTTACTGATGGTATCGTGCAGGAAAGAACTGGACAGAGCGCCTTTGGATCAGTTTTCGAGCCAAACATTCTGGGATACCGAACAAAATACCATGCTGGCACTAACCGGGGTATACAAAGGAAATATTCAGATGTCGGTTAATCCAACCAGTGCAGAGTTTTCGGCTACCGATTGGTGGTCTTACCATGGTTTGCTTTACCTCGAATTTGCTACCGATAATGCTTACGACAGGAGAGGAGACAATTCGGGTTTTAATACACTCACCAATGGCACGCTAACGGCAACCAACAGTTACCTGGCCAATTACTGGAGCTTAAGTTACAAACGTATTGCAAGGTGTAACTACTTTATAGAGAATATTGCCAAAGCACCGATTGATGCTGCTAAAATAGCCCGAATGACTGCAGAAAGCAGGTTTATAAGGGCTTGCCAGTACTTTTATCTTTCGCAATATTTTGGCGCTGTTCCTTTAGTCGAAAAAACACTCACCCTTACCGAAGCCAATACCGTAAGCAAAAGTACCAAAGATCAGGTTCAGGCCTATGCCGAAACGGAATTTAAGGCCATTGCTGCTACATTACCGAAACAGAACAGCATGCCGGCTGCCGAACGTGGAAGGGCTACACAGCAGGCAGCACTTGCATTTTTAGGCCGCATTTATCTTGCCCAACAAAAATGGACTGAAGCTGCAGCTACCTATAAACAGCTTATCGATCTCAATGAGAACCTTATTGATCCGAATTATGAAAGTCTTTTTAATGGCACCAACGAAACCAGTAAAGAGATTATTTTTGCCACACAATACATTCAGGATCTGGCACCCAATGCCATGATGCAGCATAATTATCCGGCTAAACTGGGCGGTTATGTTTTATACTGTCCGCTGGGAAGTTTGGTAGAATCGTACGAATTTACAGATGGTACGCCTTTTTCTTATGCTGATGCAAGGTACAATGCAGCCAATGTAGGCCTTAACCGCGATCCGCGCCTGAAATATACGGTATTGTATAACGGGCAGGCTTTCAAAAATATCGTTTATACCAGTAATCCAGATGACAGCAGTTCTCCCGACCAGTTAACTACAACCAAACAAGCCACCCGTACCGGTTATGCACTTAAAAAGTTTAACAGCGAGGCTTTTAGTGGTGGCGACCTGCAAAACTCGGGCGTCGATTTACCAATTATCAGGTATGCAGAGGTTTTGCTAAGCTATTTAGAAGCCAAACTCGAATCTGGTGCGGCTATCGATCAATCTTTGCTTGATGAAACCATCAATAAAGTTCGCGGCAGGGCCACAGTTAACATGCCTAAAGTAACAGAAACCAATCAGGCAGCATTGCGTACCATTTTACGCAGGGAAAGAAGGAATGAACTGGCACTGGAAGGAATCCGCTATTGGGATTTGTTACGCTGGAAAAATATCGGACAGGTACTGAACGGCGATTTCTACGGTGCGGCTTTTCCGGGAGCAACCAATCTTCGGAAAAAAGGAACAGCTGTAGATCCTTACAGCAGATGGTTTGTAACGTCTAAAGCTTTCAGAACCGGACAAGACGAACTTTGGCCTGTGCCGCAGAGTGAGGTGAATATTAATCCTAAACTTAAATAA
- a CDS encoding arylsulfatase gives MKIPLLILMSFFGLQSFAQKKPNVILICADDLGYGDLSCYGATKLHTPNLDKLAAKGIRFTNGHSTSATCTPARYALMTGEYPWRKKGTGILPGDAALIIPTDRKTLPKVFKEAGYQTAIVGKWHLGLGDQVEKNWNGEIKPGPNEVGFGYSFIFPATADRVPTVFLQDHQVVALDKADPIAVDYKQKIGDEPTGKENPELLKMKSTPGQGHDNTIVNGIGRIGFMTGGKMARWVDEELSFTFLTQAKQFIASKKQSPFFLYFALTEPHVPRMPATMFKDKSGLGARGDAILQLDWTVGEIMKELEHQGIAQNTMIVFTSDNGPVLDDGYQDEAVTRRNGHTPAGTLRGGKYSALEGGTRVPFIINWPAGIKPAVSDALVSQIDFIQSFAALLQAKIPAGTATDSENQLASFLGKNKTGRSVYIEQGGALSIIKDNWKYITPEKGPAYAKAVGIETGNLDAPQLYDLSKDKEEKNNLAATYPDKVKALAALLAEIKSK, from the coding sequence ATGAAAATTCCATTACTGATTTTAATGTCTTTTTTTGGTCTGCAGAGCTTTGCCCAGAAAAAACCCAATGTAATTTTAATCTGTGCCGATGATTTGGGCTATGGCGACCTGAGCTGCTACGGTGCAACTAAATTGCACACCCCAAATCTGGATAAACTTGCTGCCAAAGGTATCCGTTTTACCAACGGACACTCTACTTCAGCTACCTGTACACCTGCGCGCTACGCCTTAATGACTGGCGAATATCCATGGCGGAAAAAAGGAACAGGTATTCTTCCTGGCGATGCTGCATTGATTATTCCAACGGACAGGAAGACCTTACCAAAAGTTTTTAAAGAAGCTGGTTATCAAACCGCAATTGTGGGTAAGTGGCATCTGGGCCTTGGCGATCAGGTAGAAAAAAACTGGAACGGAGAAATTAAACCCGGACCTAATGAAGTTGGTTTTGGTTATTCTTTTATTTTTCCGGCTACGGCCGATCGGGTTCCTACTGTTTTTCTTCAGGATCATCAGGTAGTGGCGCTGGATAAGGCAGATCCGATTGCAGTAGATTACAAGCAGAAAATTGGCGACGAACCTACCGGAAAGGAAAACCCTGAGCTGCTAAAAATGAAAAGCACACCGGGACAGGGGCACGATAATACCATTGTAAATGGCATTGGTCGCATCGGTTTTATGACGGGTGGAAAAATGGCCCGTTGGGTAGACGAAGAGCTTTCTTTCACCTTCCTTACGCAGGCCAAACAATTTATTGCATCGAAAAAACAATCGCCTTTTTTCCTTTATTTCGCTTTAACTGAGCCGCACGTACCGCGTATGCCGGCAACCATGTTTAAAGATAAAAGTGGTTTAGGCGCCAGAGGTGATGCTATTTTGCAATTAGACTGGACAGTAGGAGAAATTATGAAGGAACTTGAACATCAGGGCATTGCACAAAATACCATGATTGTATTTACCAGTGATAATGGTCCGGTGCTGGATGATGGTTACCAGGATGAGGCTGTTACACGACGCAACGGACATACCCCTGCCGGAACACTTAGGGGTGGTAAATATAGCGCACTGGAAGGCGGTACGCGTGTGCCGTTTATCATCAACTGGCCAGCGGGTATTAAACCGGCTGTGTCTGACGCGCTGGTATCGCAAATCGATTTTATTCAATCTTTTGCTGCCTTATTGCAGGCCAAAATACCGGCTGGAACGGCAACGGATAGTGAAAACCAATTGGCTTCTTTTTTAGGAAAAAATAAAACCGGTCGCTCTGTTTATATTGAGCAGGGTGGAGCGCTTTCCATTATTAAAGATAACTGGAAATACATTACACCAGAAAAAGGACCTGCTTATGCTAAGGCGGTAGGTATTGAAACCGGAAACCTGGATGCGCCACAACTTTATGACTTGAGTAAAGACAAGGAAGAAAAAAATAATCTGGCTGCTACTTATCCCGATAAAGTAAAGGCACTTGCTGCTTTACTGGCAGAGATTAAAAGTAAATAG